DNA from Kitasatospora herbaricolor:
GTACGCCCTGCTGCTGGAAGTACATCATGTAGTAGGAGAGGTAGGCCGGGTCGCCCAGTTGACCGCGCAGCGTCCGCGACAGCCCGGCCCGCCCGCGCGGGTACGGCGGCACGGAGAGCCCGACCACCCCGCGGACCAGGTCCGGACGGAACAGCGCGGTGTGCCAGGCCACCGGCGCGCCCCAGTCGTGCCCGACCACCACCGCCCGGTCCGCGCCCAGCGCCCCGATCAGGCCGGCGACGTCGCCGGCCAGGTGCAGGACGCTGTACTGGTCCACCTCGTCCGGGCCGCCCGTCCGCCCGTACCCGCGCTGGTCCGGCGCCACCGCGTGGTAGCCGGCCTCGGCCAGCGCCACCAGCTGGTGCCGCCAGGAGTACCAGCTCTCCGGGAAGCCGTGCAGCAGCAGGACCAGCGGCCCGCTGCCCGCCTCGGCGACATGCATCCGCAGTCCGCTCGCCGACTCGACGTAGCGGTGCGAAATCTCGGTCATTGACGCTCCCTCACCCGGTCGGTCCGGGACCGCCACCCTGCCCGACGGTCTCCGGCCCCCAGTGTCGGGGGCGGCGACGGTACTCGGTCAAGAGGGCACCGGCGGCAACGGGCCATCCGGCCGCCGGCGCCGGCCCGCCCCCGTACGGTCAGGAGCTGATCACCTCCAGGAAGGGCTGGTGGGCCGAGTTCTCCCGGCTGTTGAGGTTGACGGCCAGGCCCACCGCGCCGAGCGGCTGCCACACCGCGAGGGTCAGCTCGCCGCCGGCCGCGGCCACCGCGTCGGTGACGTCCAGGCCGACCCAGTCCGCGGTGTCGGAGATCCTGCCGGAGCCGAGCGCGGCGCCCAGCGACGGCGAGCGGTTCCAGGTGACCGCGGTCTCCGTCCAGGCCTCCCCGCCGGTGGCGAAGGCCTGCAGCGAGGTCTGGGTGCCGCCGGAGTCGGCCACCGCCCCGTACGTCCACAGCACCGCCCGGCGGACGGTCCC
Protein-coding regions in this window:
- a CDS encoding alpha/beta fold hydrolase, giving the protein MTEISHRYVESASGLRMHVAEAGSGPLVLLLHGFPESWYSWRHQLVALAEAGYHAVAPDQRGYGRTGGPDEVDQYSVLHLAGDVAGLIGALGADRAVVVGHDWGAPVAWHTALFRPDLVRGVVGLSVPPYPRGRAGLSRTLRGQLGDPAYLSYYMMYFQQQGVPEAELGRDLDTTFRRLLAGAPVLAAHGLPMVPEGGGFLDVFRDPEELPDWLTEADIAFLVAEFKENGFRRPLHWYRNLDRNWELTAPWHDAKIQPPALLIVGDKDLVVANPQARESLSGLSGHVPGLREVRLLPGCGHWTQQERPKEVSEALIDFLAGL